A genomic segment from Sander vitreus isolate 19-12246 chromosome 3, sanVit1, whole genome shotgun sequence encodes:
- the numbl gene encoding numb-like protein isoform X3, protein MNKLRQSLRRKKPTYVPEASRPHQWQADEEAVRKGKCNFPVRYLGLVEVEESRGMHVCEDAVKKLKVSGKKTVKAVLWVSADGLRVVDDKTKDLIVDQTIEKVSFCAPDRNYDKAFSYICRDGTTRRWMCHCFMALKDSGERLSHAVGCAFAACLERKQRREKECGVTASFDASRTSFVREGSFRTNPSCQQSSSSDRDDKLQDKKKDQPSAIPALPPGTASPPEGAASPMERPEPGGPHAIPRRHAPIEQLVRQGSFRGFPALSQKNSPFKRQLSLRLNDLPSTLQRKTDFQDKNPVPEMDMGLPDEGDCGINALCSQINTSFTNPSEELFSNPALSANGPPTCTVPPALPPPPAPIQSTSSWAQPEPPLHSPPPPPVSVAMQMQMQMQSGHRRTPSEAERWLEEVSKAVKAQQTPPPGPTIPGPPSMSCQQMSNQAVISAAPVSTVPMSLGTMSKPLHSGPSAHSGQAPMPLPPMVISSIPLIPGPPVSGPPMSLPSMSIPTMSGPSMSGAPMIQPSLPGPPGSLPSSMQPFPLAFDTTPAPVGMFASQPVQPAFVPMQTYMPGLASSMTYPNASVPVVGITPSQMVANVFCTATSSSGAGGAMGSALGGPKVGALGAAGQHHSYQGVPSAVGHPGGFSSPAFSPPPPLSTAINGLPTHSSAMALQNGNSNSGRNGGSSSSSSWPPEGSQLTAPAPSDSQDDDRFEAKWAALEAKPAPQQPGNKAPAAAANPFSNNLQKTFEIEL, encoded by the exons ATGAACAAGCTTCGTCAGAGCCTGAGGAGGAAGAAGCCCACCTACGTGCCAGAGGCCAGCAGACCGCATCAGTGGCAGGCTGACGAGGAGGCTGTACGTAAGGGCAAATGTAACTTCCCTGTTCGG TACCTGGGGTTGGTCGAGGTGGAGGAGTCGAGAGGAATGCACGTATGCGAGGATGCAGTGAAGAAACTAAAAGTT AGTGGGAAAAAGACAGTCAAGGCAGTATTGTGGGTTTCAGCAGATGGACTCAGGGTGGTGGATGACAAAACTAag gACCTTATTGTAGACCAGACCATAGAGAAGGTTTCATTCTGCGCCCCCGATCGTAACTATGACAAGGCCTTCTCCTACATCTGCCGAGACGGTACTACCAGACGGTGGATGTGCCATTGCTTCATGGCTCTCAAAGACTCG GGGGAGAGACTAAGCCATGCAGTTGGCTGTGCCTTTGCTGCCTGTCTGGAGAGGAAGCAGCGCAGGGAGAAGGAGTGCGGCGTGACGGCTTCCTTTGACGCCAGTCGCACCTCATTTGTGCGTGAGGGCTCCTTCCGCACTAACCCTTCCTgccagcagagcagcagcagcgataGAGATGACAAGCTGCAGGACAAGAAGAAAG ACCAACCTTCTGCTATTCCAGCCCTCCCACCTGGCACCGCCTCCCCACCCGAGGGTGCAGCCTCCCCCATGGAGCGGCCAGAGCCTGGCGGGCCTCACGCAATCCCTCGCCGCCACGCGCCCATCGAGCAGCTGGTGCGCCAAGGCTCGTTCCGGGGATTCCCGGCCCTCAGCCAGAAGAACTCTCCCTTCAAGAGGCAGCTGTCACTCCGCCTCAACGACCTGCCATCCACACTGCAACGCAAGACCGACTTCCAGGACAAGAACCCTG TACCAGAGATGGATATGGGGTTGCCAGACGAGGGAGACTGCGGTATCAACGCCCTGTGTAGCCAGATCAACACCTCCTTCACCAATCCATCGGAAGAGCTTTTCTCTAACCCCGCTTTGTCTGCAAATGGCCCGCCAACCTGCACTGTGCCCCCTGCCCTGCCTCCGCCACCTGCACCAATTCAGA GCACTTCTTCCTGGGCGCAGCCCGAGCCTCCACTCcactctccccctcctcctcctgtttccgTGGCAATGCAGATGCAGATGCAGATGCAGAGTGGACACAGACGCACACCCTCCGAGGCTGAGAGATGGTTGGAGGAGGTCTCAAAGGCTGTCAAGGCTCAACAAACCCCTCCTCCAGGCCCCACCATCCCTGGACCACCCTCCATGTCGTGTCAGCAGATGTCCAATCAGGCAGTCATATCAGCTGCTCCAGTGTCCACTGTCCCTATGTCCCTCGGCACCATGTCCAAACCTCTCCACTCAGGCCCCTCTGCTCACTCAGGTCAGGCGCCGATGCCCCTCCCACCCATGGTAATATCATCAATTCCTCTAATCCCAGGCCCTCCAGTGTCAGGCCCTCCTATGTCGCTACCTTCCATGTCCATTCCCACAATGTCCGGTCCGAGCATGTCTGGGGCCCCCATGATCCAGCCCTCCCTTCCTGGGCCCCCAGGCTCCCTTCCAAGCTCCATGCAACCTTTCCCCTTGGCTTTTGATACTACCCCAGCTCCTGTGGGAATGTTCGCCAGCCAGCCTGTCCAGCCGGCATTTGTGCCCATGCAGACCTACATGCCAGGCCTGGCCAGCAGTATGACATATCCCAATGCCAGCGTGCCTGTGGTAGGCATCACACCATCGCAAATGGTGGCTAATGTTTTCTGCACCGCTACAAGCTCATCTGGGGCAGGTGGAGCCATGGGCTCAGCCCTAGGAGGACCCAAAGTCGGGGCACTTGGAGCAGCCGGGCAGCACCATTCTTACCAAGGAGTACCTAGTGCAGTAGGACACCCTGGAGGGTTTTCCTCACCGGCATTCTCTCCCCCTCCGCCATTATCAACAGCCATTAATGGCCTCCCCACGCACAGCAGTGCCATGGCCCTACAGAATGGGAACTCCAACAGTGGCAGGAATGGTGgaagcagtagtagcagcagctggCCGCCAGAGGGCAGCCAGTTAACAGCTCCGGCGCCCAGCGATTCCCAAGACGATGATCGTTTTGAGGCCAAGTGGGCGGCATTGGAGGCCAAACCAGCACCTCAGCAGCCTGGGAATAAGGCACCAGCTGCAGCAGCCAACCCATTTTCAAACAATCTTCAAAAGACTTTTGAGATAGAGCTTTAA
- the numbl gene encoding numb-like protein isoform X1, with amino-acid sequence MSSCSEMGEAIELSTREHVTPEMNKLRQSLRRKKPTYVPEASRPHQWQADEEAVRKGKCNFPVRYLGLVEVEESRGMHVCEDAVKKLKVSGKKTVKAVLWVSADGLRVVDDKTKDLIVDQTIEKVSFCAPDRNYDKAFSYICRDGTTRRWMCHCFMALKDSGERLSHAVGCAFAACLERKQRREKECGVTASFDASRTSFVREGSFRTNPSCQQSSSSDRDDKLQDKKKDQPSAIPALPPGTASPPEGAASPMERPEPGGPHAIPRRHAPIEQLVRQGSFRGFPALSQKNSPFKRQLSLRLNDLPSTLQRKTDFQDKNPVPEMDMGLPDEGDCGINALCSQINTSFTNPSEELFSNPALSANGPPTCTVPPALPPPPAPIQSTSSWAQPEPPLHSPPPPPVSVAMQMQMQMQSGHRRTPSEAERWLEEVSKAVKAQQTPPPGPTIPGPPSMSCQQMSNQAVISAAPVSTVPMSLGTMSKPLHSGPSAHSGQAPMPLPPMVISSIPLIPGPPVSGPPMSLPSMSIPTMSGPSMSGAPMIQPSLPGPPGSLPSSMQPFPLAFDTTPAPVGMFASQPVQPAFVPMQTYMPGLASSMTYPNASVPVVGITPSQMVANVFCTATSSSGAGGAMGSALGGPKVGALGAAGQHHSYQGVPSAVGHPGGFSSPAFSPPPPLSTAINGLPTHSSAMALQNGNSNSGRNGGSSSSSSWPPEGSQLTAPAPSDSQDDDRFEAKWAALEAKPAPQQPGNKAPAAAANPFSNNLQKTFEIEL; translated from the exons ATGAGTTCTTGTAGCGAGATGGGGGAGGCCATCGAACTCAG TACCAGGGAGCACGTGACCCCGGAGATGAACAAGCTTCGTCAGAGCCTGAGGAGGAAGAAGCCCACCTACGTGCCAGAGGCCAGCAGACCGCATCAGTGGCAGGCTGACGAGGAGGCTGTACGTAAGGGCAAATGTAACTTCCCTGTTCGG TACCTGGGGTTGGTCGAGGTGGAGGAGTCGAGAGGAATGCACGTATGCGAGGATGCAGTGAAGAAACTAAAAGTT AGTGGGAAAAAGACAGTCAAGGCAGTATTGTGGGTTTCAGCAGATGGACTCAGGGTGGTGGATGACAAAACTAag gACCTTATTGTAGACCAGACCATAGAGAAGGTTTCATTCTGCGCCCCCGATCGTAACTATGACAAGGCCTTCTCCTACATCTGCCGAGACGGTACTACCAGACGGTGGATGTGCCATTGCTTCATGGCTCTCAAAGACTCG GGGGAGAGACTAAGCCATGCAGTTGGCTGTGCCTTTGCTGCCTGTCTGGAGAGGAAGCAGCGCAGGGAGAAGGAGTGCGGCGTGACGGCTTCCTTTGACGCCAGTCGCACCTCATTTGTGCGTGAGGGCTCCTTCCGCACTAACCCTTCCTgccagcagagcagcagcagcgataGAGATGACAAGCTGCAGGACAAGAAGAAAG ACCAACCTTCTGCTATTCCAGCCCTCCCACCTGGCACCGCCTCCCCACCCGAGGGTGCAGCCTCCCCCATGGAGCGGCCAGAGCCTGGCGGGCCTCACGCAATCCCTCGCCGCCACGCGCCCATCGAGCAGCTGGTGCGCCAAGGCTCGTTCCGGGGATTCCCGGCCCTCAGCCAGAAGAACTCTCCCTTCAAGAGGCAGCTGTCACTCCGCCTCAACGACCTGCCATCCACACTGCAACGCAAGACCGACTTCCAGGACAAGAACCCTG TACCAGAGATGGATATGGGGTTGCCAGACGAGGGAGACTGCGGTATCAACGCCCTGTGTAGCCAGATCAACACCTCCTTCACCAATCCATCGGAAGAGCTTTTCTCTAACCCCGCTTTGTCTGCAAATGGCCCGCCAACCTGCACTGTGCCCCCTGCCCTGCCTCCGCCACCTGCACCAATTCAGA GCACTTCTTCCTGGGCGCAGCCCGAGCCTCCACTCcactctccccctcctcctcctgtttccgTGGCAATGCAGATGCAGATGCAGATGCAGAGTGGACACAGACGCACACCCTCCGAGGCTGAGAGATGGTTGGAGGAGGTCTCAAAGGCTGTCAAGGCTCAACAAACCCCTCCTCCAGGCCCCACCATCCCTGGACCACCCTCCATGTCGTGTCAGCAGATGTCCAATCAGGCAGTCATATCAGCTGCTCCAGTGTCCACTGTCCCTATGTCCCTCGGCACCATGTCCAAACCTCTCCACTCAGGCCCCTCTGCTCACTCAGGTCAGGCGCCGATGCCCCTCCCACCCATGGTAATATCATCAATTCCTCTAATCCCAGGCCCTCCAGTGTCAGGCCCTCCTATGTCGCTACCTTCCATGTCCATTCCCACAATGTCCGGTCCGAGCATGTCTGGGGCCCCCATGATCCAGCCCTCCCTTCCTGGGCCCCCAGGCTCCCTTCCAAGCTCCATGCAACCTTTCCCCTTGGCTTTTGATACTACCCCAGCTCCTGTGGGAATGTTCGCCAGCCAGCCTGTCCAGCCGGCATTTGTGCCCATGCAGACCTACATGCCAGGCCTGGCCAGCAGTATGACATATCCCAATGCCAGCGTGCCTGTGGTAGGCATCACACCATCGCAAATGGTGGCTAATGTTTTCTGCACCGCTACAAGCTCATCTGGGGCAGGTGGAGCCATGGGCTCAGCCCTAGGAGGACCCAAAGTCGGGGCACTTGGAGCAGCCGGGCAGCACCATTCTTACCAAGGAGTACCTAGTGCAGTAGGACACCCTGGAGGGTTTTCCTCACCGGCATTCTCTCCCCCTCCGCCATTATCAACAGCCATTAATGGCCTCCCCACGCACAGCAGTGCCATGGCCCTACAGAATGGGAACTCCAACAGTGGCAGGAATGGTGgaagcagtagtagcagcagctggCCGCCAGAGGGCAGCCAGTTAACAGCTCCGGCGCCCAGCGATTCCCAAGACGATGATCGTTTTGAGGCCAAGTGGGCGGCATTGGAGGCCAAACCAGCACCTCAGCAGCCTGGGAATAAGGCACCAGCTGCAGCAGCCAACCCATTTTCAAACAATCTTCAAAAGACTTTTGAGATAGAGCTTTAA
- the numbl gene encoding numb-like protein isoform X2 has product MSSCSEMGEAIELSTREHVTPEMNKLRQSLRRKKPTYVPEASRPHQWQADEEAVRKGKCNFPVRYLGLVEVEESRGMHVCEDAVKKLKVSGKKTVKAVLWVSADGLRVVDDKTKDLIVDQTIEKVSFCAPDRNYDKAFSYICRDGTTRRWMCHCFMALKDSGERLSHAVGCAFAACLERKQRREKECGVTASFDASRTSFVREGSFRTNPSCQQSSSSDRDDKLQDKKKDQPSAIPALPPGTASPPEGAASPMERPEPGGPHAIPRRHAPIEQLVRQGSFRGFPALSQKNSPFKRQLSLRLNDLPSTLQRKTDFQDKNPEMDMGLPDEGDCGINALCSQINTSFTNPSEELFSNPALSANGPPTCTVPPALPPPPAPIQSTSSWAQPEPPLHSPPPPPVSVAMQMQMQMQSGHRRTPSEAERWLEEVSKAVKAQQTPPPGPTIPGPPSMSCQQMSNQAVISAAPVSTVPMSLGTMSKPLHSGPSAHSGQAPMPLPPMVISSIPLIPGPPVSGPPMSLPSMSIPTMSGPSMSGAPMIQPSLPGPPGSLPSSMQPFPLAFDTTPAPVGMFASQPVQPAFVPMQTYMPGLASSMTYPNASVPVVGITPSQMVANVFCTATSSSGAGGAMGSALGGPKVGALGAAGQHHSYQGVPSAVGHPGGFSSPAFSPPPPLSTAINGLPTHSSAMALQNGNSNSGRNGGSSSSSSWPPEGSQLTAPAPSDSQDDDRFEAKWAALEAKPAPQQPGNKAPAAAANPFSNNLQKTFEIEL; this is encoded by the exons ATGAGTTCTTGTAGCGAGATGGGGGAGGCCATCGAACTCAG TACCAGGGAGCACGTGACCCCGGAGATGAACAAGCTTCGTCAGAGCCTGAGGAGGAAGAAGCCCACCTACGTGCCAGAGGCCAGCAGACCGCATCAGTGGCAGGCTGACGAGGAGGCTGTACGTAAGGGCAAATGTAACTTCCCTGTTCGG TACCTGGGGTTGGTCGAGGTGGAGGAGTCGAGAGGAATGCACGTATGCGAGGATGCAGTGAAGAAACTAAAAGTT AGTGGGAAAAAGACAGTCAAGGCAGTATTGTGGGTTTCAGCAGATGGACTCAGGGTGGTGGATGACAAAACTAag gACCTTATTGTAGACCAGACCATAGAGAAGGTTTCATTCTGCGCCCCCGATCGTAACTATGACAAGGCCTTCTCCTACATCTGCCGAGACGGTACTACCAGACGGTGGATGTGCCATTGCTTCATGGCTCTCAAAGACTCG GGGGAGAGACTAAGCCATGCAGTTGGCTGTGCCTTTGCTGCCTGTCTGGAGAGGAAGCAGCGCAGGGAGAAGGAGTGCGGCGTGACGGCTTCCTTTGACGCCAGTCGCACCTCATTTGTGCGTGAGGGCTCCTTCCGCACTAACCCTTCCTgccagcagagcagcagcagcgataGAGATGACAAGCTGCAGGACAAGAAGAAAG ACCAACCTTCTGCTATTCCAGCCCTCCCACCTGGCACCGCCTCCCCACCCGAGGGTGCAGCCTCCCCCATGGAGCGGCCAGAGCCTGGCGGGCCTCACGCAATCCCTCGCCGCCACGCGCCCATCGAGCAGCTGGTGCGCCAAGGCTCGTTCCGGGGATTCCCGGCCCTCAGCCAGAAGAACTCTCCCTTCAAGAGGCAGCTGTCACTCCGCCTCAACGACCTGCCATCCACACTGCAACGCAAGACCGACTTCCAGGACAAGAACCCTG AGATGGATATGGGGTTGCCAGACGAGGGAGACTGCGGTATCAACGCCCTGTGTAGCCAGATCAACACCTCCTTCACCAATCCATCGGAAGAGCTTTTCTCTAACCCCGCTTTGTCTGCAAATGGCCCGCCAACCTGCACTGTGCCCCCTGCCCTGCCTCCGCCACCTGCACCAATTCAGA GCACTTCTTCCTGGGCGCAGCCCGAGCCTCCACTCcactctccccctcctcctcctgtttccgTGGCAATGCAGATGCAGATGCAGATGCAGAGTGGACACAGACGCACACCCTCCGAGGCTGAGAGATGGTTGGAGGAGGTCTCAAAGGCTGTCAAGGCTCAACAAACCCCTCCTCCAGGCCCCACCATCCCTGGACCACCCTCCATGTCGTGTCAGCAGATGTCCAATCAGGCAGTCATATCAGCTGCTCCAGTGTCCACTGTCCCTATGTCCCTCGGCACCATGTCCAAACCTCTCCACTCAGGCCCCTCTGCTCACTCAGGTCAGGCGCCGATGCCCCTCCCACCCATGGTAATATCATCAATTCCTCTAATCCCAGGCCCTCCAGTGTCAGGCCCTCCTATGTCGCTACCTTCCATGTCCATTCCCACAATGTCCGGTCCGAGCATGTCTGGGGCCCCCATGATCCAGCCCTCCCTTCCTGGGCCCCCAGGCTCCCTTCCAAGCTCCATGCAACCTTTCCCCTTGGCTTTTGATACTACCCCAGCTCCTGTGGGAATGTTCGCCAGCCAGCCTGTCCAGCCGGCATTTGTGCCCATGCAGACCTACATGCCAGGCCTGGCCAGCAGTATGACATATCCCAATGCCAGCGTGCCTGTGGTAGGCATCACACCATCGCAAATGGTGGCTAATGTTTTCTGCACCGCTACAAGCTCATCTGGGGCAGGTGGAGCCATGGGCTCAGCCCTAGGAGGACCCAAAGTCGGGGCACTTGGAGCAGCCGGGCAGCACCATTCTTACCAAGGAGTACCTAGTGCAGTAGGACACCCTGGAGGGTTTTCCTCACCGGCATTCTCTCCCCCTCCGCCATTATCAACAGCCATTAATGGCCTCCCCACGCACAGCAGTGCCATGGCCCTACAGAATGGGAACTCCAACAGTGGCAGGAATGGTGgaagcagtagtagcagcagctggCCGCCAGAGGGCAGCCAGTTAACAGCTCCGGCGCCCAGCGATTCCCAAGACGATGATCGTTTTGAGGCCAAGTGGGCGGCATTGGAGGCCAAACCAGCACCTCAGCAGCCTGGGAATAAGGCACCAGCTGCAGCAGCCAACCCATTTTCAAACAATCTTCAAAAGACTTTTGAGATAGAGCTTTAA